A genomic window from Hyla sarda isolate aHylSar1 chromosome 8, aHylSar1.hap1, whole genome shotgun sequence includes:
- the LOC130284194 gene encoding nmrA-like family domain-containing protein 1: MAAKKIVTVFGATGAQGGSVASALLKDGTFAVRAVTRDITKPAALKLKEAGAEVVSADLDNKKSLEAALSGAYGAFVVTSFWDHFSKDKEVQQGKDIVDLCKRLGLQHVVYSGLENVNKLTKGKLDVLHFDGKGEVEEYFRDKSCPMTSVRLSFYFENFLTNGKPQKAKDGKSYELVIPMCDVPMDGFSVSDLGPAVLSILKSPKDYIGKDIGLSAEKLTVAQYAEIMSKVSGKTITDPKIPPEVYEKLPFPGAEEMANMFKFYQMVPDRDVALTHKLNPHTKKFKQWLEDNKEAFNKDL, translated from the exons GGGCTCAAGGTGGTTCAGTTGCCAGCGCCCTCTTAAAGGATGGCACCTTCGCGGTCAGGGCTGTCACCCGAGACATCACCAAACCAGCAGCATTGAAGCTGAAGGAGGCCGGAGCGGAGGTCGTGTCTGCAGATCTGGACAATAAGAAAAGCCTGGAGGCCGCACTGAGTGGAGCTTATGGGGCATTTGTGGTCACCAGCTTCTGGGATCACTTCAGTAAGGACAAGGAGGTGCAACAG GGAAAAGATATTGTGGATTTGTGTAAACGCCTGGGCCTGCAGCACGTGGTCTACAGCGGACTGGAGAATGTCAACAAGCTGACCAAGGGGAAGCTGGATGTTCTTCATTTTGATGGTAAAGGAGAAGTGGAGGAATATTTCAGAGATAAATCCTGCCCCATGACCAGCGTCAGACTCTCCTTCTACTTTGAGAACTTTCTAACCAATGGCAAACCACAGAAAGCGAAGGATGGGAAGAGCTACGAGCTGG TGATTCCCATGTGTGATGTCCCCATGGATGGGTTCTCTGTGTCCGATCTGGGTCCAGCAGTTCTCAGTATCCTGAAGAGTCCAAAGGATTATATAGGAAAGGACATTGGACTCAGCGCAGAGAAGCTGACGGTAGCACAATACGCTGAGATCATGTCCAAGGTTTCCGGCAAGACCATCACAGACCCCAAG ATCCCCCCGGAGGTGTACGAGAAGCTGCCCTTCCCGGGGGCAGAGGAAATGGCCAACATGTTCAAGTTTTACCAGATGGTCCCGGACCGGGACGTGGCCCTCACCCACAAGCTGAACCCACACACCAAGAAGTTCAAGCAGTGGTTGGAGGACAACAAGGAGGCCTTCAACAAAGATTTGTAA